Proteins encoded together in one Mercenaria mercenaria strain notata chromosome 18, MADL_Memer_1, whole genome shotgun sequence window:
- the LOC123537854 gene encoding plasminogen-like: MLAVYILIVFFNIWMINCDEMCACQEINALKETIREEMLDRRLEATRMLAKIHKLEATQKSQHGASDCTVRLDKMDTKISDLDRKLNASTREMHEENMIAIVEKALTSEKQEWTESKSDLESQMSAITDIVAEYEELIPKNKTGCFSGRARDYTGTKSTTASGYQCQSWGSQKPHEHKYKEKQFSDCSFCQAKNYCRDPGNDGFLWCYTIDPDKRWEGCGIPWCEEPERNNNTFDCYIITAEDRRSGKSDKELCESNVNRFEVNANTTYTISGCKDCCCQSRDCHPSECPECYSGTWHRAVSGRECQRWDSQEPHKHKFNEIKMFRREKTVAAAHNYCRDPSESGYLWCYTMDPNQRWEKCDIREC; encoded by the exons ATGTTGGCCgtatatattttaattgttttcttcaaCATCTGGATGATTAACTGCGATGAAATGTGTGCTTGCCAGGAGATCAATGCCCTGAAAGAGACAATCCGAGAAGAAATGTTAGATCGCAGACTGGAAGCTACAAGAATGTTGGCGAAGATTCACAAATTAGAAGCAACTCAAAAATCGCAACACGGAGCATCTGACTGTACAG TGCGACTCGATAAGATGGATACAAAGATTTCAGATTTGGACAGAAAGCTTAATGCATCGACTAGAGAgatgcatgaagaaaatatgatTGCAATTGTGGAGAAAGCGTTGACGTCCGAGAAACAAGAATGGACAGAATCCAAGTCTGATCTAGAAAGTCAGATGTCTGCTATTACAGACATAGTTGCAGAATATGAGGAGTTGATCCCGAAAAACAAAACAG GATGTTTCAGCGGCAGGGCAAGAGATTATACAGGTACCAAAAGCACCACAGCTTCAGGGTATCAGTGCCAAAGCTGGGGCAGCCAAAAACCACATGAAcacaaatacaaagaaaaacagttttcagATTGTTCCTTCTGTCAAGCGAAGAATTACTGTAGAGACCCTGGAAATGATG GGTTTCTGTGGTGCTATACAATTGATCCTGATAAACGCTGGGAAGGATGTGGTATTCCATGGTGTGAGGAACCTGAAAGAAATA ATAATACCTTTGACTGTTACATCATCACTGCCGAAGACAGGAGAAGCGGTAAATCAGACAAGGAATTGTGTGAGAGCAATGTGAATCGATTTGAAGTCAATGCTAACACAACATACACCATTTCTGGGTGCAAGGACTGTTGCTGTCAGTCAAGAG ACTGCCATCCATCAGAATGTCCCGAGTGCTACAGTGGTACCTGGCATCGCGCAGTATCGGGCCGGGAGTGTCAGCGATGGGATAGCCAGGAGCCACACAAACACAAGTTTAATGAAATTAAGATGTTTCGGAGGGAAAAAACAGTAGCTGCAGCTCACAACTACTGCCGGGATCCGTCAGAATCAG